CCAAGTCTAAGATATGTAACTGGTGGTTCATATTTCTCCAATAGGAATTTTCATGGCCACactctttaatcttgtggctgTGATGTATTCCTTGTGTTGAATGATGATGCcagtatatatttttctttttttcttatttgagtGTATATTTTCCTTTAATAGATCATGGTGCTATATGGTCTAATTTTTCAAAACCCCAGccaataagaaaaattatcCTAGTACTAACTTACCATCAATTAGTTCAACCTTCACCAACATccacaaaaatacttctttaCATTCGCtatgtttcttaaaaaataatacagtTGTTTGGTGtgagagataaaaataaatagtgatgaGCTTAGAAAACAGTGATAGGATAAAACTATTGTTTCTTGTTTGGTTGCTATATTTGGagtaacttatcccaccatttataccatagtgatggaataagttatcccatatatatggtgggataagttatctcaggATAGCTAATCCCAGAATTAGTTATTTTgagataacttgttcccaaccaaaccaCCCCAAgtatttatcataatattcatACTGATAAATATGAAAACAAGTTAATTGTGTTTTCTtatatgttaaaatttaaaactgaCTAGTAGACActaagaatttatttttagaacaGTGGACAAGTACAACTAAATGGCCAgagtatttttcttttaatgtatattatataatagatGTTGAACTCCTTTTTGCTTTCTCGactaatctaaaaatttgaacggaataaaaaaaaattagcagaaTTTTATCCATTCACAAATCTCGAAGGAATGGTTAAGAAGGGAAGGATTTGGGTTTGTTATGAAAATATTGTTTGTCAATATATAAGAGTTGGTTGGTGAGTTGTATTCTGCATTGTGTCAAACTAGTGTACTATTTAACTTTCTCCATACTTAAAAGGTGCAGTATTTGTCTAAATAGACTAGTTAATTCTTGATAAAGAGTAGTTGAAGGAATCTAGATAATAATATGAGGCTTTATATTGCTTTATTATTGGGTGAGTTGTGGTAGAAATGAATCATGCGGACACTTTGTGATGTTTGTGAAAGTGCTGCAGCCATTCTTTTCTGTGCTGCAGATGAGGCTGCCCTTTGCCGTGCCTGTGATGAAAAGGTCTCATTTTTACTCTCAAATTTAATACTCTACTTATATGAAATTTTTCCATTTATATTTCTTGGAAATATGCTTTTGTGTTTTGAGTGAGTTGTTGGTTTGTTGTGTTTACCTGAATGTGTtcagttttaaaggaagaaCAGAGAAACGACCATCTGTTGACTGTTTGTGTAGTGAGTTGCAGATTACTTGTGTTGAGCATAGTTATTTAATAAGCTACAAGTATAGGATGGTGCTAATTAGGACTAATATTGCCTAAGATTATGTGTGTCTTTAAAGTAATCTAGTTGTTTTGACTTAGTTGTACGTGTGCGGTTACTTCATTAGGTAGCATCAGACAGTCTTGATTTCACTAGGCTTGTGAGTCAGTTTAGAATAGAGAGATCATGTTGCttgttgaaaggctttctctcATAGggaattttttcttataaagATCAAAAATCATGCTGACCTGTTGAACAAATTGACATGTGTTCACAGTATTCTTTCTGGGAATCATTGCTTCTTCTCTTTGGTTCTAGTTTCATCAGTTCATCTTCTTTTATGTTGAAAAGTTTATGCTGTTAGAGAGGATATGCTTCTACTTACTTGATTATATCTTGAACATCCCTACACGTGTGAATTATGTGATCACCTCATCTAAAAGATTAAGATGTTAGAGAGGATACACTTCAAGGTTCTTAAATTATATCTTCAACACTCATATTTCTGATCCGGAGTCATGAAAGGCCAAATCTATTCCAGGCCATCTGATCAACTTCTTATCTTGGTTTAATCGGCTAATATTGACAATGTTACTAAGAGACTTCTGATGTTTTCGTTCTTGTGGACACTTCTAAGCATATTCAAATTTGGTCCATAGGTTCATATGTGTAACAAGCTTGCTAGTAGGCATGTGAGAGTTGGATTTGCTAAGCCCAACGAGGTTCCTCGTTGTGACATATGTGAAAATTCACCTGGTTAGTGGAGCTTAAATCCGTCTTGTTCTTCAGTTGATTAGTTTCTTCTTCtgattccttttattttattttgtaatattgTCCTACAAACAAGGGCCTGCAAAGTGAAACTAACTATCAGTAATTTCCTTTGCATTACACGTGAAGCATTCTTTTACTGCGACGTTGATGGAAGTTCTCTTTGTCTGCAATGTGACATGATGGTACACGTTGGTGGTAAACGAACACACAGTAGATATCTCCTGTTGAGGCAGAAAGTTGAGGTTGGTATTCCGTTGTATGAGTTACATGCTACTCTTAATATGTGCAATGTTTGCATATaaggtcattttttttctctgtttttctCATATAGTTTCCAGGAGACAAGTCTGGGCCTACAGAGGAATTAGCCAGGAAGACATTAGATCCCAGTGAAAATAAGAGGGATCATAGTCACTCACCAAAGCCAATGGTTAAAGACAATCAACAAAATCACAGGGGGTCTCCTATCCTAATTTCAGATGGGAGTGCAGATGGGCATGGCGAGAAGGACAAAATGATCGACTTGAATGTGAAGCCAAGTCATTTTCATGGTCACGCATCTAATCAGGTTAGCCAATTGTAATATATCTCGGAATAACTTTGCTATATTTCGTCAGTAATTTCAACTTAATATAATGCAGAATCTTCACATTCTCTTTTTTCCGTTTGAATGCTAAATATTTATCATCTGAACTGAACTGTCTGAAAACCGATGAGCCATTGGTTTATGTTATAAATTAGTGGAGATGAGTTTCTTCCAGTTTCATCAATTCATGTCCCTTCTTCTACTTCTCCCTTTTAGTAAGTAGAACAGATGACTTTATTCGTAATCTGGAAATTGAAAACCTTTCCGAACTAGAAGAAGGTTGCTGAAATGTCTACTGAAGAGATGTGTTTTTCTCGTTCTTATGTTTTCTTGTTAATGTCTCTCTTAATCTCCTGGCATCCTATTcatgaataaatttgaatagAAGGTTCCGGCTTGAAGTTGCAGTTAACACTGTCAAGTCTATGCCAAACCAACTAGAATGATTCTACAATAAATGTATTCTCAGCCCATTTCTGCTGTGCAGAACTTATAGGAGAAAACTTGACAGATTGTTCATAAAAAGGTTTATCTAATAGTATTTCACTATTTAAGTTTCTAAGCATTACTTTTTGAactgatttttttgtttttcctcaaCAGGACTAAATCATCTTCAGTGATTGTTCCAGCCAGATATTCTATGACCAAATGTTTGTGAGGCGTCAAATAGACCTCATGTGGCATGCATGTTCCACCTTTGCGCATATGACTGAAGCTCAGTAGCCCAGATTAGTAATCGAACAACATTTGGCAATTAGTGTTAGATAAAGCGCAAGTTCTGAATGCGTTGATTTTTCGCCAGTCTCATGATCATTATTTGCTTTAGGATTTAGTTTTGCCATTAAGACAACATTGAAGAAACTGCCTGCTGAAAGTAGTTGATGTAACTGAAGTTTATGATGATTTTAGTAGAAGTTATTGTTGAAAGTCAAGAGGGGGTGAATTAAAATTTCCTTTAGTCGACTTTCTGTAATGGCCAGTCGACTCACCTGCACGTTAGTAGAATAAATAAACAGTAATAATAACTTACAGTAAGTAAATAACACATAGTGTTTTTATACTGGTTCGGATCACCGATGTGGTGCCTAgtccagtccccttgggttACAAGGGTTTCCTTAAGAGCTTGTTGAGAACTTGGGTGTTACAGAATGTTACAATTAAGAACCCCGTCTGATATGCAAATCAGATCTTCTTCTTAGA
The Solanum stenotomum isolate F172 chromosome 12, ASM1918654v1, whole genome shotgun sequence DNA segment above includes these coding regions:
- the LOC125848444 gene encoding B-box zinc finger protein 19-like, with the protein product MRTLCDVCESAAAILFCAADEAALCRACDEKVHMCNKLASRHVRVGFAKPNEVPRCDICENSPAFFYCDVDGSSLCLQCDMMVHVGGKRTHSRYLLLRQKVEFPGDKSGPTEELARKTLDPSENKRDHSHSPKPMVKDNQQNHRGSPILISDGSADGHGEKDKMIDLNVKPSHFHGHASNQD